One Tolypothrix bouteillei VB521301 DNA window includes the following coding sequences:
- a CDS encoding isopeptide-forming domain-containing fimbrial protein, translating into MSDEKCTDASRRISTTNDSLQHYINSQKHWLGWFSIAVPIAYLFCTPISALAQARNQISGPNLINQATYTYTDSNTNFQFQGISSQIDIKPTQLIDPQGRILGCSGQPLSDYNGFSVGLYETNPNDPTGTELGRLVSLTPTELPDLPNNGIARGVQPNTTNSNPFILTNSSEGQYNFLLDPSKGQVTPGKSYILVVNPPQNSIYSQRRIKISILESADSTQNNVVRYLATSLDGQPISITGETSYQGTVVLVPNAELVGLNLFAFEFDVGMCQTQQVQIIKTGDRATAEPGDTVIYRLSVKNKSDAALNNLVLTDTLPLGFAFVSKSVRGEFDGQAVTVTVEGQGATVILRTSVSIPPGKVLNIAYAAQLSPDSVRGSGRNSAIVNAQRVDNNFAVKDGPATHQLKVRPGIVSDCGTIIGRVFVDKNFDGEQQTGEPGIPNAVIFLEDGNRITTDINGLFSVANVLPGNHTGVLDLSSLSGYTLAPNLYFRERNSQSRLVRLEPGGMVRMNFAVTPAFHEEVKK; encoded by the coding sequence ATGAGCGACGAGAAATGTACGGATGCGTCCCGGCGTATCTCTACAACTAATGACAGTTTGCAACACTATATAAATTCTCAGAAACACTGGTTGGGATGGTTCTCGATCGCAGTTCCAATCGCCTACTTATTCTGTACTCCTATATCTGCACTTGCCCAAGCAAGGAACCAAATCTCAGGTCCAAACCTTATTAACCAAGCTACATATACTTATACAGATTCTAATACTAACTTTCAATTTCAAGGTATTTCCAGCCAAATTGATATTAAACCAACTCAATTAATTGACCCCCAAGGGCGAATTTTAGGCTGTAGCGGACAGCCACTTTCTGATTACAACGGTTTTTCCGTTGGTTTGTACGAAACAAATCCCAACGATCCAACAGGAACAGAATTGGGAAGATTAGTTTCTCTGACTCCCACAGAATTACCCGATCTTCCCAACAATGGAATTGCCAGAGGGGTACAACCAAATACCACCAACAGCAATCCCTTTATACTTACGAATTCTTCCGAAGGACAATATAACTTTTTATTAGATCCCAGCAAGGGTCAAGTCACTCCGGGGAAAAGCTATATTTTAGTCGTCAATCCCCCACAAAATTCTATCTATTCCCAACGGCGCATCAAAATTTCCATTCTTGAGAGTGCTGATAGTACCCAAAATAACGTTGTTCGCTATCTTGCAACTTCCTTAGACGGTCAACCTATCAGTATCACGGGAGAAACCAGTTATCAAGGAACTGTGGTTTTGGTTCCTAACGCCGAACTTGTAGGGCTCAATTTATTTGCTTTTGAGTTTGATGTAGGAATGTGTCAAACACAACAAGTACAAATTATTAAAACAGGCGATCGCGCAACAGCAGAACCCGGAGATACAGTCATTTATCGCTTGTCTGTCAAGAACAAGAGCGATGCTGCCCTCAATAACTTGGTGCTTACCGATACCTTGCCCCTGGGATTTGCCTTTGTTTCCAAGTCGGTGCGAGGTGAGTTTGACGGTCAAGCAGTGACGGTGACAGTAGAAGGACAAGGCGCAACGGTTATCTTGCGAACTTCAGTTTCCATCCCTCCAGGTAAAGTGCTCAATATTGCCTATGCGGCTCAACTCTCACCCGATTCTGTACGCGGTTCGGGTCGAAATTCAGCCATCGTAAACGCCCAACGAGTTGATAACAATTTTGCGGTTAAAGACGGTCCTGCAACCCATCAATTAAAAGTAAGACCTGGAATCGTGTCTGACTGCGGCACTATTATAGGTCGAGTCTTTGTCGATAAAAACTTTGATGGCGAACAGCAAACAGGAGAACCAGGAATTCCCAATGCGGTTATTTTCCTAGAAGATGGCAACCGTATAACTACGGATATTAATGGTTTATTTTCTGTTGCGAATGTCCTACCGGGAAATCATACTGGAGTCCTAGACCTCAGCAGCCTTTCTGGTTACACCTTAGCCCCCAATCTTTACTTCCGCGAACGTAACAGCCAATCTCGCCTGGTGCGTTTAGAACCAGGTGGAATGGTACGAATGAATTTCGCAGTCACTCCAGCCTTCCATGAGGAGGTCAAAAAATGA
- a CDS encoding DUF11 domain-containing protein: MKRFVLATVGAIAFVATFPVLYQTNYGLETATAQNTQTKGQVQLRLDAEKRVVQQVQGKQTLSWEPLQGKALVEPGNILRYTVTADNNSNNNVKNLIINQPIPLGTVYVLNSATSTANNETKITYSIDGGRSFVEKPSVKVTLADGKTETKPAPVTMYTHIRWKFGSSIPTKGSVKGIYQVKVR, encoded by the coding sequence ATGAAGCGTTTTGTACTAGCAACTGTAGGAGCGATCGCATTTGTAGCGACTTTTCCTGTTCTATATCAAACCAATTATGGGTTGGAAACAGCCACAGCCCAAAACACGCAAACAAAGGGACAAGTGCAGTTGCGCTTGGATGCAGAAAAGAGAGTTGTTCAGCAAGTACAGGGTAAGCAAACTTTAAGTTGGGAACCTTTACAAGGGAAGGCTTTGGTAGAACCAGGAAATATCTTGCGCTATACGGTGACGGCTGATAACAACAGTAACAACAATGTCAAAAATCTTATCATCAATCAACCTATTCCCTTGGGAACCGTGTATGTACTGAATTCTGCTACTAGCACTGCTAATAATGAGACAAAAATTACTTACAGCATTGACGGGGGACGCAGTTTTGTAGAAAAGCCAAGCGTCAAAGTTACGCTTGCTGATGGCAAAACCGAAACAAAACCCGCACCCGTTACAATGTATACCCACATTCGCTGGAAATTTGGGTCATCCATTCCCACCAAGGGAAGTGTAAAGGGAATTTATCAAGTCAAAGTTCGTTGA
- the thrC gene encoding threonine synthase yields the protein MTQATTTHTQTNTGTFKSLKCKECSAEYELQALHVCEFCFGPLEVTYDYSSLRSKVTRETIQAGPNSIWRYRHFLPVASENPIDVGTGMTPLVRSQRLARRLGLNKLYIKNDAVNMPTLSFKDRVVSVALTRARELGFSTVSCASTGNLANSTAAIAAHAGLDCCVFIPADLEAGKILGSLIYSPTLMAVKGNYDQVNRLCSEVANTHGWGFVNINLRPYYSEGSKTLGFEVAEQLGWELPDHIVAPLASGSLYTKIYKGFQEFVELGLVEAKNVKFSGAQAEGCSPIAQAYKEGRDFIKPVKPNTIAKSIAIGNPADGVYAIDIAHKTGGNIESVTDTEIIEGIKLLAETEGIFTETAGGTTVAVLKKLVEAGKIDPDETTVVYITGNGLKTQEAVQGYIGEPLTIEAKLDSFERALERSRTLDRLEWQQVLV from the coding sequence ATGACACAGGCGACAACCACTCATACCCAAACAAACACAGGCACTTTTAAATCCTTGAAATGTAAGGAGTGTAGTGCGGAGTACGAACTCCAAGCCCTTCACGTGTGTGAGTTCTGTTTCGGTCCATTGGAAGTCACCTATGATTACAGCTCCCTTCGGTCTAAGGTCACCCGTGAAACAATTCAAGCCGGTCCCAACTCTATTTGGCGCTACCGTCACTTTTTGCCTGTCGCCAGCGAAAATCCAATTGATGTGGGAACTGGTATGACCCCACTGGTTCGTTCCCAACGCTTGGCACGTCGCCTCGGTCTGAACAAACTGTATATCAAAAATGATGCCGTCAATATGCCCACCCTCAGCTTTAAAGATAGGGTGGTGTCAGTTGCTCTCACCAGAGCACGGGAATTAGGTTTCTCCACAGTTTCTTGTGCTAGTACCGGGAACTTGGCTAATTCTACTGCAGCGATCGCAGCACACGCCGGTTTAGATTGCTGTGTATTCATTCCTGCTGACTTGGAAGCCGGAAAAATCTTGGGTAGCTTGATTTACAGCCCAACCCTCATGGCTGTTAAAGGAAATTACGACCAAGTCAACCGTCTCTGTTCTGAAGTAGCAAATACACATGGATGGGGATTTGTCAATATCAACTTGCGTCCCTACTACTCAGAAGGTTCTAAAACACTCGGCTTTGAAGTGGCAGAACAATTAGGTTGGGAGTTACCTGACCACATTGTCGCACCTTTGGCATCTGGTTCGCTATATACAAAAATTTACAAAGGTTTCCAAGAATTTGTAGAACTGGGTTTGGTGGAAGCCAAAAACGTTAAATTTAGTGGCGCACAAGCAGAAGGATGTTCGCCCATCGCTCAAGCGTATAAGGAAGGACGCGACTTCATCAAACCAGTCAAACCAAATACTATTGCCAAATCCATTGCGATCGGCAACCCAGCAGATGGTGTATATGCTATAGATATAGCGCACAAAACTGGTGGTAATATTGAGTCGGTGACAGATACCGAAATCATCGAAGGCATCAAGCTGCTTGCAGAGACAGAAGGTATCTTCACAGAAACAGCAGGAGGGACAACCGTTGCCGTGCTCAAAAAACTGGTAGAAGCAGGCAAGATTGATCCCGATGAAACCACCGTGGTATACATTACCGGAAATGGTTTGAAAACCCAAGAAGCCGTACAGGGCTATATTGGAGAACCCTTAACCATTGAGGCGAAGCTCGACAGCTTTGAAAGAGCTCTAGAGCGTTCTCGGACACTCGATCGCCTTGAATGGCAACAAGTCCTCGTCTAG
- a CDS encoding MoaD/ThiS family protein has protein sequence MSVKVLVPTALQKFTNNQAALDCNGSTVAELFDSLEKNCPGIKSRLCDDSGQPRRFLNLYVNSEDIRFLDGTATPLKDGDEVSIVPAVAGG, from the coding sequence ATGTCTGTCAAAGTTTTAGTTCCTACTGCCCTTCAGAAGTTCACAAATAACCAAGCTGCCTTAGACTGTAATGGCAGTACCGTTGCCGAACTGTTCGATTCTTTAGAAAAGAACTGTCCCGGTATTAAATCTCGGTTATGTGATGACAGCGGACAACCGCGCCGATTTTTAAATTTGTACGTTAACAGTGAAGATATTCGCTTTTTGGATGGTACAGCTACACCATTGAAAGATGGTGATGAAGTGAGTATTGTTCCTGCAGTGGCTGGTGGTTAA
- a CDS encoding DNA polymerase beta superfamily protein, which translates to MERIEVEKRTVLIGLAGSHGYGLSRPESDYDYRGVFVANKNYYLGFDIIEQKESGWDEPGIFPFLDGNKDTVIYELRKMLQLLAGANPNILELLWLGKYPVLTTVGQELLNHRKIFLTKKVKHTYSGYAFAQLKKMETHRKWLLNPPQKKPLPCDYGIEDEAPLTKDELHAFLEYLYQLIRGKIEFLEEAEQLYKLLTADIDFKGVLKQYPLAEEALEYTQTLTNSHKDFIRLLKKSQTYQVALREWKAYLSWQENRNPARAEMERKSGYDLKHGMHCIRLLRSGLEILQTGEVIVDRKIAGDAEDLKAILRGEYSYEQLMKMADDLVAQMETVYEVSVLPERTDLEQINELCMELVEMQGWS; encoded by the coding sequence ATGGAAAGAATAGAAGTTGAAAAAAGAACTGTTTTAATTGGTCTAGCAGGTAGTCACGGATATGGGTTAAGTAGACCTGAGTCAGATTATGACTATCGTGGTGTATTTGTAGCAAACAAAAATTACTATTTAGGATTTGACATCATTGAACAAAAAGAGAGTGGATGGGACGAACCGGGTATCTTTCCATTTTTAGATGGAAATAAAGACACGGTTATATATGAACTTAGGAAAATGCTACAGCTACTAGCAGGAGCAAATCCCAATATCTTGGAATTATTATGGTTGGGAAAATACCCTGTTTTAACAACTGTCGGGCAAGAGTTACTCAATCATAGAAAAATCTTTTTAACGAAGAAAGTCAAACACACTTATTCTGGTTATGCCTTTGCCCAACTTAAAAAGATGGAAACTCATCGCAAGTGGCTGCTTAACCCACCACAAAAGAAACCATTACCTTGTGATTATGGAATAGAAGATGAAGCACCACTCACAAAAGATGAGTTACACGCTTTTCTAGAGTATCTTTATCAATTAATTAGAGGAAAGATTGAATTTCTAGAAGAAGCAGAACAATTGTATAAACTGCTGACAGCAGATATAGATTTTAAAGGTGTGCTCAAACAGTATCCCTTAGCTGAAGAAGCTTTAGAATACACGCAAACATTAACAAACAGCCATAAAGATTTTATTCGCTTGCTGAAAAAAAGCCAAACTTATCAAGTGGCTTTAAGAGAATGGAAAGCGTACCTCTCTTGGCAAGAAAATCGAAATCCTGCTAGAGCAGAAATGGAACGAAAATCAGGTTATGACCTCAAACACGGAATGCACTGTATCAGGCTGTTACGCAGTGGACTAGAAATTTTGCAAACAGGAGAAGTCATTGTAGACCGGAAAATTGCTGGTGATGCGGAAGATTTAAAAGCGATTCTTAGGGGCGAATATTCCTACGAACAACTTATGAAAATGGCAGATGATTTAGTTGCTCAAATGGAAACGGTATACGAAGTTTCTGTTTTACCCGAACGAACTGACTTAGAACAAATCAATGAATTGTGTATGGAACTTGTTGAAATGCAAGGATGGAGTTAA
- a CDS encoding pyruvate kinase yields the protein MQPLTRQTKVVATVSSASSRETIAGKIKAGMNVACLNFSHGSYDALAQTIARIRSIAEELETPITLLQELQSSQLPSLTHKDIQDLEFGLSQEVDYIALGFIKSAEDVRVFKNLLQQKGSADTSVVAKIENLDAIANLEEILNECDAVMIESSHLGMGMCQEKIPLLQKRIIGLCNHQGIPVISAIQIPESTIHNYSTRAETSDIANAITDGTDAVMLSSELEGNEVSVEGVQMLVKIATETEAEIEFLNNPPAKTDVTHALSVGLNAICKVLPPRYIVTFTSSGYTAQLAAGERPKVPIIALTPHPKVYRSLNLFWGVQPVLLNREVETFEELTAQVEDILRDRSWVEPGDKILIVAGIPTKHSQGTNFLKIHTIEASSKQ from the coding sequence ATGCAGCCATTAACACGTCAAACAAAAGTTGTCGCTACCGTTAGTTCTGCTAGTTCGCGAGAGACAATTGCGGGCAAGATAAAAGCTGGAATGAACGTAGCTTGTCTTAATTTCTCTCATGGCAGTTATGATGCTCTTGCTCAAACAATTGCTAGGATTCGCTCAATCGCAGAGGAATTAGAGACTCCCATAACGTTACTACAAGAACTGCAAAGTTCCCAATTACCTTCTCTAACTCATAAAGATATCCAAGATTTAGAGTTTGGTTTATCTCAAGAAGTTGATTACATTGCTCTAGGTTTTATAAAGAGTGCTGAGGATGTCCGGGTTTTCAAGAATTTACTACAGCAAAAAGGTTCAGCCGATACATCTGTTGTTGCTAAAATTGAAAACCTTGATGCGATCGCCAATCTAGAAGAGATACTCAACGAATGCGATGCAGTGATGATAGAATCAAGCCATTTGGGTATGGGGATGTGTCAGGAGAAAATTCCTCTGCTACAAAAACGCATTATCGGATTGTGCAATCATCAAGGAATTCCGGTTATTAGTGCAATACAAATACCAGAAAGCACAATCCATAACTATTCAACTCGTGCGGAAACCAGTGATATTGCCAACGCCATTACAGATGGGACTGATGCAGTGATGCTTTCAAGTGAATTAGAGGGCAATGAGGTTTCTGTCGAAGGCGTACAAATGCTTGTGAAAATTGCAACAGAAACAGAAGCAGAAATAGAATTTCTTAACAATCCACCTGCAAAAACGGATGTCACTCATGCACTCAGCGTGGGACTCAATGCTATTTGCAAAGTGCTACCTCCACGCTACATCGTTACGTTTACAAGTAGCGGTTATACAGCCCAGTTAGCAGCAGGGGAACGTCCTAAAGTGCCAATTATTGCGCTTACACCTCACCCTAAAGTTTACCGGAGTTTAAACCTCTTCTGGGGAGTGCAGCCCGTGTTACTCAATCGCGAGGTTGAGACTTTTGAAGAATTGACAGCACAAGTTGAGGACATTTTGCGCGATCGCAGTTGGGTTGAACCAGGGGATAAAATTCTGATTGTGGCTGGTATTCCTACCAAACATTCACAAGGCACAAATTTTCTCAAAATCCATACAATTGAAGCAAGCAGCAAGCAGTGA
- a CDS encoding DUF429 domain-containing protein yields the protein MKFLGIDLGWKSQPSGLCYLELTDEKLQIVDLDRKELITDILSWIDSCLKAEEPAIIAVDAPTLIPNTTGSRLPDKLTHKYFGKYHAGCYPANLSLPFAERTVNFGLELEARGFEHAPTIEPQKLGRYQIEVFPHPAIVHLFNLERILKYKKGRLNERRAELMKLYHYITDILPGLHPPLCPLRLCSSFLPEIPTTGAALKETEDKLDSLICAYVAAYWWYWGEQRNQVLGDRTTGYIIIPNRILDS from the coding sequence ATGAAATTTCTTGGAATTGACTTAGGCTGGAAATCTCAACCTAGTGGCTTATGCTACCTAGAACTGACAGATGAAAAACTGCAAATCGTAGACTTAGATCGAAAAGAACTCATTACAGACATTCTCTCTTGGATTGACTCGTGCCTCAAAGCAGAAGAACCTGCCATCATCGCTGTAGACGCACCTACCTTGATCCCCAATACAACCGGAAGTCGGTTACCCGATAAACTAACTCACAAATACTTTGGCAAATACCATGCAGGTTGCTATCCAGCAAATCTTAGCTTACCTTTTGCGGAGCGAACAGTAAATTTTGGATTGGAACTAGAAGCCCGTGGTTTTGAACACGCCCCAACCATTGAACCACAAAAATTAGGGAGATACCAAATTGAAGTTTTTCCCCATCCAGCTATCGTGCATCTCTTTAACTTAGAACGCATCCTCAAATACAAAAAAGGACGCCTCAACGAACGTCGCGCAGAATTGATGAAACTTTATCATTACATCACCGATATCCTACCCGGACTCCATCCTCCTCTATGTCCTCTACGACTGTGCAGTTCATTTCTTCCAGAAATTCCCACTACAGGTGCAGCACTTAAAGAAACCGAAGACAAACTCGATAGCCTCATCTGTGCTTACGTAGCGGCTTACTGGTGGTACTGGGGAGAACAACGCAACCAAGTACTGGGCGATCGCACGACTGGTTACATTATCATCCCCAACAGAATCTTGGATTCTTAG
- the glgP gene encoding alpha-glucan family phosphorylase, whose protein sequence is MQPIRTFNVSPSLPQRLEPLRKLAYNLHWDWNVDTKDLFRRLDPDLWESSRHNPVLMLGTISQARLMEVVEDEGFLAQMDRAARQLEDYFHERTWYRKNRDKGLATRDKEQSHSPNSPVSASQPQECYAYFSAEFGLVDCLPIYSGGLGVLAGDHLKSASDLGLPLVGVGLLYQQGYFAQYLNADGWQQERYPINDFYNMPLQLERNPDGSELRIGVDYPGRTVYARVWRVQVGTVPLYMLDTNIEPNNPYDHDITDQLYGGDLDMRIHQEMMLGIGGVRMLKALGYDVTAYHMNEGHAAFSALERIRILIQEQGLNYVEARQVVASSNIFTTHTPVPAGIDLFPPDKVLHYLGYYADVFGLNKDQFLALGRENAGDLSAPFSMAVLALKMATFSNGVAQLHGVVSRQMFKGLWQGVPVEEVPITAITNGVHARSCVAKSTQELYDRYLGPSWSSAPTDHPLWERMDAIPDEELWRNHERCRLDMIMYVRERLVKHLRDRGASPLEIAQAQEVLDPKVLTIGFARRFATYKRATLWMRDIERVKRILLGNKDRKVQFVFAGKAHPKDIPGKELIREINRFIHEQNLEKQVVFVPNYDIHIARLMVAGCDVWLNNPRRPREASGTSGMKAAMNGLPNLSVLDGWWDEADYVRTGWAIGHGEMYDDPNYQDQIEANAFYDILEKEVVTLFYDRDVDGLPRRWVDKMKDAIRLNCPFFNTARMVGEYALRAYFPASDRCHTLTADGYAPAKELAAWKENLTAHWYNIKIKDINISSGAEIEVNQTVSVKAKVDLATLTEQDVQLELYQGAIDANGEIVNGIPVVMDYQGEDKDGLSIYTADVIYTTSGLQGLSLRVLPKHKYLSSSYEPRLIVWAQ, encoded by the coding sequence ATGCAGCCAATTCGTACTTTTAACGTATCTCCATCATTACCGCAGCGACTTGAGCCGCTACGGAAGTTAGCGTATAACCTCCATTGGGATTGGAACGTTGACACTAAAGACTTATTTCGTCGTTTAGATCCCGATTTATGGGAATCGAGCCGTCACAACCCTGTTTTAATGCTCGGTACCATCAGCCAAGCAAGATTGATGGAAGTTGTGGAAGATGAAGGCTTCCTCGCGCAAATGGATCGAGCAGCCCGCCAGTTGGAAGATTATTTTCACGAACGCACCTGGTATCGTAAGAATCGGGATAAGGGACTGGCGACTAGAGATAAGGAACAGAGCCATTCTCCCAATTCCCCAGTGTCTGCTTCCCAACCCCAAGAATGCTACGCGTATTTTTCTGCTGAATTCGGGCTGGTCGATTGTTTGCCCATCTACTCTGGAGGTTTGGGAGTTCTTGCTGGGGATCATCTCAAATCAGCTAGCGATTTGGGTTTACCCTTAGTTGGTGTAGGTTTGCTTTACCAGCAAGGCTATTTTGCTCAATATCTCAATGCTGATGGTTGGCAGCAAGAACGCTACCCCATCAACGACTTCTATAATATGCCGTTGCAACTCGAACGCAATCCTGATGGTTCTGAACTGCGGATTGGGGTGGACTATCCAGGGCGAACGGTATATGCCCGTGTTTGGCGCGTACAAGTCGGCACAGTTCCTTTGTATATGCTAGACACCAACATTGAACCAAACAACCCTTACGATCACGACATCACAGATCAACTTTACGGTGGGGATCTGGATATGCGTATCCACCAAGAGATGATGTTGGGGATTGGTGGTGTCCGAATGCTAAAAGCGCTTGGATATGATGTGACTGCTTACCATATGAATGAAGGTCATGCAGCTTTCTCAGCTTTAGAGCGTATCCGCATACTCATTCAAGAACAAGGTTTGAACTATGTCGAAGCCAGACAAGTCGTGGCTTCTAGTAATATTTTTACCACTCACACACCAGTACCTGCAGGAATTGACCTGTTTCCCCCAGATAAGGTTTTACATTACCTGGGATATTACGCAGACGTTTTTGGTCTAAATAAAGACCAATTTTTAGCTCTAGGACGGGAAAACGCTGGCGATTTGTCTGCGCCATTCAGTATGGCGGTGCTGGCGCTGAAAATGGCAACATTTTCAAATGGTGTAGCACAATTGCACGGCGTCGTGTCACGACAAATGTTTAAGGGCTTATGGCAGGGCGTACCCGTTGAGGAAGTCCCCATCACAGCAATCACAAACGGCGTTCATGCCCGTAGTTGTGTTGCTAAATCTACTCAAGAGTTATACGATCGCTACTTGGGACCAAGCTGGTCATCCGCACCAACAGATCATCCTCTGTGGGAAAGGATGGATGCGATCCCTGATGAGGAGTTATGGCGCAATCACGAACGATGTCGCTTGGACATGATTATGTACGTCCGGGAGCGTTTGGTAAAACATTTACGAGATCGCGGGGCTTCTCCTCTAGAAATTGCCCAAGCACAAGAAGTTCTTGACCCCAAAGTTCTCACTATTGGTTTTGCCCGCCGCTTTGCCACCTACAAACGCGCTACTCTTTGGATGCGTGATATCGAGCGGGTTAAGAGAATTTTATTGGGGAATAAAGACCGCAAGGTGCAGTTTGTTTTTGCGGGTAAGGCACATCCCAAAGATATTCCCGGTAAAGAACTGATCCGGGAAATCAATCGCTTTATCCACGAGCAAAACTTGGAAAAGCAAGTTGTATTTGTTCCCAACTACGACATTCACATAGCCCGATTGATGGTGGCTGGTTGTGATGTATGGTTAAATAATCCACGCCGCCCACGGGAAGCTTCCGGTACAAGCGGTATGAAGGCAGCTATGAATGGGTTGCCGAATTTAAGCGTGTTAGATGGTTGGTGGGATGAAGCTGATTACGTCCGCACTGGTTGGGCTATTGGACACGGGGAAATGTATGACGATCCCAACTACCAAGACCAAATCGAGGCAAATGCTTTTTACGATATCTTGGAAAAAGAAGTTGTAACTTTGTTCTATGACCGGGATGTGGACGGCTTACCCCGTCGCTGGGTTGATAAAATGAAGGACGCCATTCGGTTAAACTGCCCGTTTTTCAATACGGCACGAATGGTAGGAGAATATGCTTTGCGGGCTTACTTCCCAGCAAGCGATCGCTGTCATACTTTAACTGCCGATGGCTATGCCCCTGCAAAGGAATTAGCTGCTTGGAAAGAAAATTTAACTGCACATTGGTACAACATAAAAATCAAGGATATCAATATATCTTCTGGTGCTGAGATTGAGGTCAATCAGACTGTTAGCGTTAAAGCTAAGGTTGATTTGGCAACTTTAACAGAACAAGATGTGCAATTGGAACTTTACCAAGGAGCTATTGATGCTAATGGCGAGATTGTCAATGGTATACCTGTGGTGATGGATTACCAAGGGGAAGATAAGGATGGATTGAGTATTTACACGGCTGATGTGATTTACACGACATCTGGTTTGCAGGGTTTATCTTTGCGCGTGTTACCCAAGCACAAATACCTTTCTAGTTCTTATGAGCCACGGTTAATTGTTTGGGCGCAGTAG
- a CDS encoding DUF2171 domain-containing protein — translation MATDISKIQEHQPVYAEGPGGLAGASDTHIGTVDKVEAGKYIKLTKNNSPDGQHRWFPIDWIRAVDERAVYLNKTIDEVTSGLIDRQPEGV, via the coding sequence ATGGCTACTGATATATCCAAAATTCAAGAACATCAGCCTGTTTATGCAGAAGGACCTGGTGGCTTAGCAGGTGCGTCTGATACGCATATTGGTACGGTAGATAAAGTCGAAGCTGGCAAATACATCAAGCTTACTAAAAATAACTCACCGGATGGTCAGCATCGCTGGTTTCCGATTGATTGGATAAGGGCAGTTGATGAGCGAGCTGTGTACCTTAACAAAACTATAGATGAGGTAACGTCAGGGCTTATAGATCGCCAACCTGAGGGTGTTTAG